From one Bacteroides eggerthii genomic stretch:
- a CDS encoding DUF4995 domain-containing protein: MKKVSLSYFVIGIALYTLSGCSSKHAEKADYTWLKYAIETSAAQLEYTVSEIGDSVLLPRSIWTGYDVNSLCQQLEKKQLIGKDSARLKPIHDNLGSRRYCFSIYDWTSGFFPGNLWYAYQLTGNEDFKKEAVKFTNYLYPLREYKGTHDIGFMMNCSFGNSYRLCPVDSVRQALIQTADNLCGRFNPEIGCIRSWDFGKWNFPVIIDNMMNLDLLFYVSHLTGDDKYKELALKHAETTMKNHFRDDYSSYHVVSYNNDGTVEKKCTHQGQKDDSSWARGQAWGLYGYTSCYRESKNAEFLRQAENIAALIMRRVKTEDAIPLWDYDAPDMPQTPRDASAASITASALIELSTLVEDGQIYFDYAERLLKNLSSEAYLAKVGTNQGFILMHSTGSLPNGSEINTPINYADYYYLEALLRYMKVKGLNYKNI; the protein is encoded by the coding sequence ATGAAGAAAGTATCATTGTCCTATTTCGTTATTGGTATTGCATTATACACTTTGTCGGGATGTTCCTCCAAGCACGCAGAGAAAGCGGATTATACTTGGCTGAAATATGCGATAGAAACATCTGCTGCACAATTGGAATACACAGTCTCGGAAATTGGCGACTCTGTATTATTGCCCCGTTCCATTTGGACGGGCTATGATGTGAACTCCTTGTGTCAGCAGTTGGAAAAGAAACAGTTGATAGGCAAGGATTCTGCCCGGTTGAAACCTATACATGATAATTTAGGGAGTCGTCGTTATTGTTTCTCAATCTATGATTGGACGAGTGGCTTTTTCCCCGGTAATCTGTGGTATGCCTATCAACTGACAGGCAATGAGGATTTTAAAAAGGAAGCTGTCAAGTTTACGAACTACTTATATCCGTTGCGTGAATATAAAGGTACACACGATATAGGGTTTATGATGAATTGTAGTTTTGGGAATTCTTACCGTCTATGCCCCGTTGACAGTGTTCGTCAGGCATTGATACAAACAGCCGATAACCTGTGCGGTCGTTTTAATCCGGAAATTGGCTGCATCCGTTCATGGGACTTCGGTAAATGGAATTTTCCTGTTATCATTGACAATATGATGAATTTGGATCTGCTGTTTTATGTAAGTCATCTTACCGGGGATGATAAGTATAAGGAGCTGGCTCTAAAACATGCCGAAACAACAATGAAAAACCATTTTAGAGATGATTACTCATCTTATCATGTAGTTAGTTATAATAATGACGGAACGGTAGAAAAGAAATGCACACATCAGGGGCAGAAAGATGATTCTTCGTGGGCGCGCGGACAGGCATGGGGCTTATATGGTTACACTTCTTGCTATCGTGAATCAAAAAATGCGGAATTTTTGCGACAGGCTGAGAATATAGCTGCATTGATTATGCGGCGTGTGAAAACGGAAGATGCGATACCTTTGTGGGACTATGATGCTCCTGATATGCCGCAGACCCCTCGTGATGCATCAGCTGCTTCTATAACGGCTTCTGCTTTAATAGAACTGAGCACGTTGGTTGAGGATGGACAAATTTATTTTGACTATGCCGAGAGACTGCTCAAAAACCTTTCATCGGAGGCTTATCTGGCAAAGGTCGGTACGAATCAAGGGTTTATCCTGATGCATTCTACGGGGTCATTGCCCAACGGTTCTGAAATAAATACGCCGATTAACTATGCTGACTATTATTATTTGGAAGCACTGCTTCGTTATATGAAAGTAAAGGGGCTTAACTATAAGAATATTTAA
- a CDS encoding RagB/SusD family nutrient uptake outer membrane protein: MMKKYKMITFCALIAAGVTSCELDEKPTSYYEKDAYFQTYNHAKMAVVGIYDCLAIDKHYGQFEMATPASDDTYYIQGTGTDNTRRDIAHYMVKTTNTWIADLWKYKYMGIDRANYAIANIKNMEGYEEDVELQELVAQACFLRAFLAFDLIKYWGDVPFKTEYTFSYGDIANGRVSREEIYKSIIDDLNFAKNNLQQGDAELSPEVPSQGAAHALLMRVYLQRAGYSLQQDGTLTRPADDKRKEYFDAVITEWTAFQNKGYHGFYDGGYVELFKGYSGGVLNSKESLWEIAFNPTGSGYKDNSGTWATYNGPLVEAPGAGASAEVMGRANAFFRVMPAWKDFFEAGDERRDVMVCDYQYKWDATEKKHKKTVNRKVADWYPGKWRREWMPLGFLDPNNTGVNYCPLRYADVVLMAAEAYNETGNTPKAWELLNDVRERAKATKVNSLQEYKNVHKKLYDLPFFNGGDAADNFRTALYWERGFELAFEGQRKYDLLRWGILAETLQLFQSKMDKSLKGKYVAGDNFVKGKHELFPIPLGELQANPALNNQNNPGYE; the protein is encoded by the coding sequence ATGATGAAAAAATATAAAATGATTACTTTCTGCGCGCTGATTGCAGCAGGAGTTACCTCATGCGAATTGGACGAAAAGCCCACTTCCTACTATGAGAAGGATGCTTATTTCCAGACTTACAACCATGCAAAGATGGCGGTGGTAGGTATTTATGACTGTCTGGCGATTGATAAGCACTATGGACAGTTTGAAATGGCAACTCCGGCTTCGGATGATACCTATTATATACAGGGAACGGGGACAGACAATACGCGTCGTGATATTGCCCACTACATGGTAAAGACAACCAATACATGGATTGCAGACTTATGGAAGTACAAATATATGGGAATAGATCGTGCTAACTATGCCATTGCAAACATCAAGAACATGGAAGGCTATGAAGAAGATGTTGAATTGCAGGAGTTGGTTGCACAAGCCTGTTTCTTGCGTGCATTCCTGGCATTCGATTTGATAAAATATTGGGGAGATGTTCCATTTAAAACAGAATACACCTTTTCTTACGGCGACATTGCTAACGGTCGTGTGAGCCGTGAAGAGATTTATAAGAGTATTATCGATGACTTGAACTTTGCAAAGAATAACTTGCAACAAGGAGATGCCGAACTTTCTCCTGAAGTGCCTTCGCAGGGAGCAGCCCATGCCTTACTGATGCGTGTTTATCTGCAACGCGCCGGTTATAGCTTACAGCAAGACGGTACTTTGACCCGTCCGGCTGATGATAAGAGAAAGGAATACTTTGATGCTGTAATTACCGAGTGGACTGCTTTCCAAAATAAAGGTTATCATGGTTTTTATGATGGCGGTTATGTGGAATTGTTCAAGGGTTATTCGGGAGGTGTTTTGAACTCTAAAGAAAGTTTGTGGGAAATAGCTTTCAATCCTACGGGTAGTGGTTATAAGGATAACTCCGGTACTTGGGCTACTTACAACGGACCGTTGGTGGAAGCTCCGGGGGCAGGCGCTTCGGCAGAGGTCATGGGACGTGCAAATGCTTTCTTTCGTGTAATGCCGGCTTGGAAAGATTTCTTTGAAGCAGGCGATGAACGTCGTGATGTGATGGTTTGTGACTATCAATACAAGTGGGATGCGACTGAAAAGAAACATAAAAAGACTGTGAATAGGAAAGTGGCGGATTGGTATCCCGGAAAGTGGCGTAGAGAATGGATGCCGTTGGGCTTCCTCGATCCCAACAATACGGGTGTAAACTATTGCCCGTTACGCTATGCCGATGTTGTATTAATGGCAGCAGAAGCCTATAATGAAACGGGTAATACTCCGAAAGCCTGGGAATTATTGAACGATGTAAGAGAACGTGCCAAAGCCACCAAGGTCAATTCATTGCAGGAATATAAGAATGTACATAAGAAATTGTATGATTTGCCATTCTTCAACGGTGGTGATGCTGCCGACAATTTCCGTACTGCACTCTATTGGGAACGCGGTTTCGAACTGGCTTTTGAAGGGCAGCGTAAATACGATTTGTTACGTTGGGGCATTTTGGCTGAGACATTGCAGTTGTTCCAAAGCAAAATGGATAAATCATTGAAAGGTAAATACGTTGCCGGTGATAATTTTGTGAAGGGAAAACATGAGTTATTCCCTATACCATTGGGAGAATTGCAAGCTAATCCCGCTTTAAATAATCAGAATAATCCTGGTTATGAATAA